In Nocardioides faecalis, the following proteins share a genomic window:
- a CDS encoding MoaD/ThiS family protein → MNETQVIRVRYWAAARAAAGVPEEEISVAGPLTLGELLRTVTERHAGTRLPEVVRICSVLLGDRPVSTSDPAEVVVEPGQTVEFLPPFAGG, encoded by the coding sequence GTGAATGAGACACAGGTCATTCGGGTGCGGTACTGGGCCGCCGCCCGCGCCGCCGCCGGGGTGCCCGAGGAGGAGATCAGCGTCGCCGGCCCACTCACGCTGGGCGAGCTGCTGCGCACCGTGACCGAACGGCACGCCGGCACCCGGCTGCCCGAGGTGGTGCGGATCTGCTCGGTGCTGCTCGGTGACCGGCCGGTGTCGACGTCCGACCCGGCCGAGGTCGTCGTGGAGCCGGGGCAGACCGTGGAGTTCCTGCCGCCGTTCGCCGGCGGCTGA
- a CDS encoding FMN-binding glutamate synthase family protein: MRVRHVVGGAAAALGAVAVRDLTQKRHALQRNFPVVAHARYWLERIGPELRQYIVTSNDEERPFSRDQRTWIYASSKEQNSYFGFGTDSDVEHTQGVAYIKHRTFAESLPDDQDHNWPLPSAKVLGGPRGRAKAFRPASVVNVSAMSFGSLSSNAIAAINKGAAEAGCLHNTGEGGISPYHRNGGDLIFQIGTAYFGCRDAEGAFSLAHLKRSLASAPVKAIEIKLSQGAKPGLGGLLPGAKVTPEIAEIRGIPEGKDCSSPSRHTAFRDVDSMLDFVELLAAETGLPVGIKSAVGDMGFWEELAALMVPRERGVDFITVDGGEGGTGAAPLIFSDAVALPYRMGFSRVYGTFAEAGLTDDITFIGSAKLGLPDNGVVAFALGADMINVAREVMLSIGCIQAQKCHTDRCPTGVATQSPWLVRGLDPNLKASRAAVYLRTVRKELTRVSAAVGVPHPSLITCSDVDIFNGDYEARSLSSVYGYKDGWGELGPQLRDEVTRLMHPHRDFDEKGDETTGTT; this comes from the coding sequence ATGAGAGTGAGGCACGTCGTCGGTGGAGCGGCCGCGGCCCTGGGCGCGGTCGCGGTGCGGGACCTGACCCAGAAGCGGCACGCGTTGCAGCGGAACTTCCCCGTGGTGGCGCACGCGCGCTACTGGCTGGAGCGGATCGGGCCGGAGCTGCGGCAGTACATCGTGACCAGCAACGACGAGGAGCGGCCGTTCAGCCGTGACCAGCGGACCTGGATCTACGCCTCCAGCAAGGAGCAGAACAGCTACTTCGGCTTCGGCACCGACTCCGACGTCGAGCACACCCAGGGCGTCGCCTACATCAAGCACCGCACGTTCGCCGAGTCGCTGCCCGACGACCAGGACCACAACTGGCCGCTGCCCAGCGCGAAGGTCCTCGGCGGCCCGCGCGGGCGGGCGAAGGCGTTCCGGCCGGCGTCGGTGGTCAACGTGTCGGCGATGAGCTTCGGGTCGCTGTCGTCGAACGCGATCGCGGCGATCAACAAGGGCGCGGCGGAGGCCGGCTGCCTGCACAACACCGGCGAGGGCGGCATCTCGCCGTACCACCGCAACGGCGGGGACCTGATCTTCCAGATCGGTACGGCGTACTTCGGGTGCCGCGACGCGGAGGGGGCGTTCTCGCTGGCCCACCTCAAGAGGAGCCTCGCCTCCGCACCGGTGAAGGCGATCGAGATCAAGCTCAGCCAGGGCGCCAAGCCGGGCCTGGGCGGTCTGCTGCCCGGGGCGAAGGTGACGCCCGAGATCGCGGAGATCCGCGGCATCCCGGAAGGCAAGGACTGTTCCTCGCCGTCGCGGCACACCGCCTTCCGCGACGTCGACTCGATGCTGGACTTCGTGGAGCTGCTCGCTGCCGAGACCGGGTTGCCGGTCGGCATCAAGTCCGCGGTCGGCGACATGGGCTTCTGGGAGGAGCTGGCCGCGCTGATGGTGCCCCGCGAGCGCGGGGTCGACTTCATCACCGTCGACGGCGGCGAGGGCGGCACCGGCGCCGCCCCGTTGATCTTCTCCGACGCCGTGGCGCTGCCGTACCGGATGGGCTTCTCCCGGGTCTACGGCACGTTCGCCGAGGCCGGGCTGACCGACGACATCACCTTCATCGGCTCCGCGAAGCTCGGGCTGCCCGACAACGGGGTGGTGGCGTTCGCGCTGGGTGCGGACATGATCAACGTGGCCCGTGAGGTGATGTTGTCGATCGGCTGTATCCAGGCCCAGAAGTGCCACACCGACCGCTGCCCCACCGGGGTGGCGACGCAGAGCCCGTGGCTGGTGCGCGGCCTGGACCCGAACCTGAAGGCCTCACGCGCCGCGGTCTACCTGCGCACCGTGCGCAAGGAGCTCACCCGGGTCTCCGCGGCCGTCGGCGTGCCGCACCCCAGCCTCATCACCTGCTCGGACGTGGACATCTTCAACGGCGACTACGAGGCCCGGTCGCTGTCCTCGGTCTACGGTTACAAGGACGGTTGGGGCGAGCTGGGCCCGCAGCTGCGCGACGAGGTCACCCGGCTGATGCACCCGCACCGCGACTTCGACGAGAAGGGCGACGAGACCACCGGCACCACCTGA
- the pstB gene encoding phosphate ABC transporter ATP-binding protein PstB has translation MAKSIDISDVDIYYGDFLAVQGVNMTIRAGAVTAFIGPSGCGKSTFLRSLNRMHEVIPGARVEGKIVVDGQDLYDPGVDPVAVRRQIGMVFQRPNPFPTMSIFDNVLAGLKLNAGRMSKSEAEEVVERSLRGANLWNEVKDRLNKPGMGLSGGQQQRLCIARAIAVQPQVLLMDEPCSALDPISTSAIEDLIHELKSDYTIVIVTHNMQQAARVSDDTGFFNLKATGEPGHLVEFNPTKKMFANPDDPSTEAYISGRFG, from the coding sequence ATGGCCAAGAGCATCGACATCTCCGACGTCGACATCTACTACGGCGACTTCCTCGCCGTGCAGGGCGTCAACATGACCATCCGCGCCGGCGCGGTGACCGCGTTCATCGGTCCCTCCGGCTGCGGCAAGTCGACCTTCCTGCGCTCGCTGAACCGGATGCACGAGGTCATCCCCGGCGCGCGCGTCGAGGGCAAGATCGTGGTCGACGGGCAGGACCTGTACGACCCCGGTGTCGACCCGGTCGCCGTACGACGCCAGATCGGGATGGTCTTCCAGCGGCCCAACCCGTTCCCCACGATGTCGATCTTCGACAACGTGCTCGCCGGGCTGAAGCTCAACGCCGGCCGGATGTCGAAGTCCGAGGCCGAGGAGGTCGTGGAGCGCTCGTTGCGCGGCGCGAACCTGTGGAACGAGGTCAAGGACCGGCTCAACAAGCCCGGCATGGGCCTCTCGGGCGGTCAGCAGCAGCGGCTGTGCATCGCCCGAGCCATCGCGGTGCAGCCGCAGGTGCTGCTCATGGACGAGCCGTGCTCGGCGCTCGACCCGATCTCGACGTCGGCGATCGAGGACCTGATCCACGAGCTGAAGAGCGACTACACGATCGTCATCGTCACCCACAACATGCAGCAGGCGGCGCGGGTCTCCGACGACACCGGCTTCTTCAACCTCAAGGCCACGGGCGAGCCGGGCCACCTGGTCGAGTTCAACCCGACCAAGAAGATGTTCGCCAACCCCGACGACCCGTCCACCGAGGCCTACATCTCCGGTCGGTTCGGCTGA
- the gmd gene encoding GDP-mannose 4,6-dehydratase: MKRAFITGITGQDGSYLAELLLEKGYDVHGLVRRSSAMARTRIDHLNDNERLHLHYGDLTDGVSLVNLVRQIEPHEVYNLGAQSHVKISFEMPDHTASTNAIGTLRLLEAIRAAGLECRFYQASTSEMFGLTPPPQNEQSVFHPRSPYGASKLQAHWVTVNYREAYDLFAVSGILFNHESPRRGENFVTRKITKAVAAIEAGITDHVELGNLDAVRDWGFAPEYVEGMWRMLQADEPDDYVLATGVGYTVRDFCEAAFAHAGLNWAEHVKHNTAFERPSEVDALIGDASKAKAALGWEARTRTPELARLMVDSDREDLRRLLGS; this comes from the coding sequence ATGAAGCGCGCTTTCATCACCGGGATCACCGGCCAGGACGGCTCCTACCTGGCCGAGCTGCTGCTCGAGAAGGGGTACGACGTGCACGGCCTCGTGCGGCGCTCCTCGGCGATGGCGCGCACCCGCATCGACCACCTCAACGACAACGAGCGGCTGCACCTGCACTACGGCGACCTCACCGACGGCGTCAGCCTGGTCAACCTGGTGCGGCAGATCGAGCCCCACGAGGTCTACAACCTGGGCGCGCAGAGCCACGTGAAGATCTCCTTCGAGATGCCCGACCACACCGCCTCCACCAACGCGATCGGCACGCTGCGCCTGCTGGAGGCGATCCGGGCCGCGGGCCTGGAGTGCCGGTTCTACCAGGCCTCGACGTCGGAGATGTTCGGGCTGACCCCGCCGCCGCAGAACGAGCAGTCGGTGTTCCACCCGCGCTCGCCGTACGGCGCCTCGAAGCTGCAGGCGCACTGGGTGACGGTCAACTACCGCGAGGCCTACGACCTGTTCGCGGTCTCCGGGATCCTGTTCAACCACGAGTCGCCGCGGCGCGGGGAGAACTTCGTGACCCGCAAGATCACCAAGGCCGTCGCCGCGATCGAGGCCGGGATCACCGACCACGTCGAGCTGGGCAACCTGGACGCGGTGCGGGACTGGGGTTTCGCCCCGGAGTACGTCGAGGGCATGTGGCGGATGCTGCAGGCCGACGAGCCCGACGACTACGTGCTGGCCACCGGGGTCGGCTACACGGTGCGCGACTTCTGCGAGGCCGCGTTCGCGCACGCCGGGCTGAACTGGGCCGAGCACGTCAAGCACAACACCGCCTTCGAGCGGCCCTCCGAGGTCGACGCCCTGATCGGCGATGCGTCCAAGGCGAAGGCGGCGCTGGGCTGGGAGGCCCGCACCCGCACCCCGGAGCTGGCGCGGCTGATGGTGGACAGCGACCGCGAGGACCTGCGCCGCCTGCTGGGCAGCTGA
- a CDS encoding inorganic phosphate transporter, whose product MVIAVVVIALVFDYTNGFHDAANAIATSVSTRALTPRIALAMAAVLNFVGALLGVGVAQTIQGIIKIGEVTTSGDEHDRIHALTIVVAALVGAIVWNLITWYFGIPSSSSHALIGGIVGAGIASATTVEWTTLVDKVAIPMVISPLIGFLGAFLFMTAIMWVFRKANQHKVNRGFRLAQTVSAAGMSLGHGLQDAQKTMGVIVLALVAGGYSDGEDVPLWVIVSAALAIAAGTYSGGWRIMRTLGRKIIDLDPPRGFAAEGVAATVLYVMAMGLHAPVSTTHTITSAIMGSGATRRFSAVRWGVARGIVVAWIVTIPAAALVSILTYFGLAAVIPGN is encoded by the coding sequence ATGGTCATCGCGGTCGTGGTGATCGCGCTGGTCTTCGACTACACCAACGGCTTCCACGACGCGGCGAACGCGATCGCGACCTCGGTGTCCACCCGGGCACTGACCCCGCGGATCGCACTGGCCATGGCCGCGGTGCTGAACTTCGTAGGCGCACTCCTCGGAGTCGGCGTCGCCCAGACGATCCAAGGGATCATCAAGATCGGTGAGGTGACCACCTCAGGCGACGAGCACGATCGCATCCATGCGCTCACGATCGTGGTGGCCGCCCTGGTCGGCGCGATCGTGTGGAACCTGATCACCTGGTACTTCGGGATCCCCAGCTCCTCCTCGCACGCCCTGATCGGCGGCATCGTCGGCGCCGGTATCGCCAGCGCGACCACGGTCGAGTGGACCACCCTGGTCGACAAGGTCGCGATCCCGATGGTCATCTCGCCGCTCATCGGCTTCCTCGGTGCGTTCCTGTTCATGACCGCGATCATGTGGGTGTTCCGCAAGGCCAACCAGCACAAGGTCAACCGCGGCTTCCGTCTCGCGCAGACCGTGTCGGCGGCGGGCATGTCGCTGGGCCACGGCCTGCAGGACGCGCAGAAGACGATGGGTGTCATCGTGCTCGCGCTGGTCGCCGGCGGGTACTCCGACGGTGAGGACGTCCCGCTCTGGGTGATCGTCTCCGCCGCCCTCGCGATCGCGGCCGGCACCTACTCCGGTGGCTGGCGGATCATGCGGACCCTGGGCCGCAAGATCATCGATCTCGACCCGCCGCGCGGCTTCGCCGCCGAGGGTGTGGCCGCCACGGTGCTCTATGTGATGGCGATGGGCCTGCACGCGCCGGTCTCGACCACGCACACGATCACCTCCGCGATCATGGGCTCCGGCGCGACCCGTCGGTTCAGCGCGGTGCGCTGGGGTGTGGCCCGCGGCATCGTCGTCGCCTGGATCGTCACGATCCCGGCCGCCGCGCTCGTCTCGATCCTCACCTACTTCGGTCTCGCCGCGGTCATCCCCGGCAACTGA
- a CDS encoding response regulator transcription factor has protein sequence MSTVLLLTSALQPSADVLPGLSLLGHQVKILPAEGSALLEAPEADLLLVDGRHDLAGSRDLCRLIRTTGTDVPVILIATEGGLAVVNHDWGMDDVVLHTCGPAELEARIKLAIGRLAAARNAADPDAHVIRSGEVVVDEATYTAKVGGRVLDLTFKEFELLKFLAQHPGRVFSRQQLLQEVWGYDYFGGTRTVDVHVRRLRAKLGPENETLIGTVRNVGYRFVLPSKDAESDAARVAERDAVEA, from the coding sequence ATGAGCACCGTCCTACTCCTGACCAGTGCCCTGCAGCCTTCGGCCGACGTCCTGCCCGGGCTCTCGCTGCTGGGCCACCAGGTCAAGATCCTGCCCGCCGAGGGCAGCGCCCTGCTGGAGGCCCCCGAGGCCGACCTGCTGCTCGTCGACGGGCGCCACGACCTGGCCGGCTCCCGCGACCTGTGCCGGCTGATCCGCACCACCGGCACCGACGTCCCGGTCATCCTGATCGCCACCGAGGGTGGCCTCGCCGTGGTCAACCACGACTGGGGCATGGACGACGTCGTACTGCACACCTGCGGCCCCGCCGAGCTCGAGGCCCGGATCAAGCTGGCCATCGGCCGGCTCGCCGCGGCCCGCAACGCCGCCGACCCCGACGCGCACGTCATCCGCTCCGGCGAGGTCGTCGTCGACGAGGCCACCTACACCGCCAAGGTCGGCGGCCGGGTGCTCGACCTGACCTTCAAGGAGTTCGAGCTCCTCAAGTTCCTCGCCCAGCACCCCGGCCGGGTGTTCAGCCGCCAGCAGCTGCTGCAGGAGGTGTGGGGCTACGACTACTTCGGCGGCACCCGCACCGTCGACGTGCACGTACGTCGGCTGCGCGCCAAGCTCGGGCCCGAGAACGAGACGCTCATCGGCACCGTGCGCAACGTCGGCTACCGGTTCGTGCTGCCCTCGAAGGACGCCGAGAGCGACGCCGCCCGGGTCGCCGAGCGCGACGCCGTCGAGGCCTGA
- a CDS encoding alpha/beta hydrolase, giving the protein MNLLSSVESRGLRALMGLPDPVLRRLAGKPVVLDGQTLAPDLQLLLRLQRLLRKRGMEVAELEQGRRDLRDSAVLVGGDQPIGAVRQLEVAGLPARHYLPRAASGSGAGPLLLFFHGGGFVYGDLDSHDAPCRLLAERSGVPVLSVEYGVGPERAFPGAFDDAEAALGWVLAHADDLGVDPARIVVGGDSAGGQISAWVAIAAARAGIPLAWQLLFYPATHATRDTESLRLFAEDFYLTAEYIAWVTELYLPTAADRDDERMQLVSVEVPDGLAPAYVVTAGFDPLRDEGEQYARHLEAAGVDVELRRCPTQVHGFLNMAGVVRSSRADVLVAADRLGEVLGKG; this is encoded by the coding sequence GTGAACCTGTTGTCCTCCGTTGAGAGTCGTGGCCTGCGGGCCCTGATGGGCCTGCCGGACCCCGTTCTGCGTCGCCTCGCCGGGAAGCCGGTGGTGCTGGACGGCCAGACCCTGGCGCCGGACCTGCAGCTGCTGCTGCGGCTGCAGCGGTTGCTGCGCAAGCGGGGGATGGAGGTCGCCGAGCTCGAGCAGGGCCGCCGCGACCTGCGCGACAGCGCCGTCCTGGTCGGTGGCGACCAGCCCATCGGCGCCGTACGGCAGCTCGAGGTCGCCGGCCTGCCCGCCCGGCACTACCTGCCGCGTGCGGCGAGCGGGTCCGGCGCCGGTCCGCTGCTGCTGTTCTTCCACGGCGGCGGCTTCGTGTACGGCGACCTCGACTCCCACGACGCGCCGTGCCGGCTGCTCGCCGAGCGCTCCGGGGTGCCGGTGCTCTCGGTGGAGTACGGCGTGGGGCCCGAGCGTGCCTTCCCCGGCGCCTTCGACGACGCCGAGGCCGCGCTGGGCTGGGTCCTCGCCCACGCCGACGACCTCGGCGTCGACCCCGCCCGGATCGTGGTGGGCGGTGACTCCGCGGGCGGCCAGATCTCCGCCTGGGTGGCGATCGCCGCCGCTCGGGCAGGCATCCCGCTGGCCTGGCAGCTGTTGTTCTACCCGGCCACCCACGCCACCCGTGACACCGAGAGCCTGCGGCTGTTCGCCGAGGACTTCTACCTCACCGCCGAGTACATCGCCTGGGTCACCGAGCTCTACCTGCCCACGGCCGCGGACCGCGACGACGAACGCATGCAGCTCGTCAGCGTCGAGGTGCCCGACGGGCTCGCGCCGGCCTACGTGGTGACCGCGGGCTTCGACCCGCTGCGCGACGAGGGCGAGCAGTACGCCCGCCACCTCGAGGCCGCCGGCGTGGATGTCGAGCTGCGCCGCTGCCCCACGCAGGTGCACGGCTTCCTCAACATGGCCGGCGTGGTGCGCAGCAGCCGCGCCGATGTGCTCGTCGCCGCCGACCGCCTCGGTGAGGTGCTCGGCAAGGGCTGA
- a CDS encoding DUF47 domain-containing protein yields the protein MRLRLRPVDTSFYDLFTQAAQHLVTGAELLAEMLSDSSNKESVAERMRAAEHAADETTHELIKKVNSTFVTPFDREDIYALGSGLDDVMDMMDEAVDLILLYEVKELPPELTEQVEVLQRCAELTAAAMPRLQSMKSLDDYWIEINRLENTGDRNHRRTLAKLFSGEFATIEVLKLKDIVESLEGAIDAFEKVANTVEQIAVKEG from the coding sequence CTGCGTCTGCGTCTACGTCCGGTCGATACCTCCTTCTACGATCTGTTCACCCAAGCCGCGCAGCACCTGGTCACCGGTGCCGAGCTCTTGGCCGAGATGTTGTCGGACTCCTCCAACAAGGAGTCGGTCGCCGAGCGCATGCGTGCCGCCGAGCACGCCGCCGACGAGACGACGCACGAGCTGATCAAGAAGGTCAACAGCACCTTCGTCACCCCGTTCGACCGCGAGGACATCTACGCGCTCGGGTCCGGCCTCGACGACGTCATGGACATGATGGACGAGGCCGTCGACCTGATCCTGCTCTACGAGGTCAAGGAGCTGCCGCCGGAGCTGACCGAACAGGTCGAGGTCCTGCAGCGCTGCGCCGAGCTCACCGCCGCCGCCATGCCGCGGCTGCAGTCCATGAAGTCGCTGGACGACTACTGGATCGAGATCAACCGCCTGGAGAACACGGGCGACCGCAACCACCGCCGCACGTTGGCCAAGCTGTTCTCCGGTGAGTTCGCCACCATCGAGGTCCTCAAGCTGAAGGACATCGTCGAGTCGCTCGAGGGCGCCATCGACGCCTTCGAGAAGGTCGCGAACACCGTGGAGCAGATCGCCGTCAAGGAAGGCTGA
- a CDS encoding RNA degradosome polyphosphate kinase: MTSAQAVTPPEDEPTDAVPASDVSVPAPADRGPAPDAAAEHGLDNDPDAATSVETASEEEVEAIAAVAAVRNRYLDRELSWLRFNERVLELAEDDSLPLLERVRYLAIFTSNLDEFFMVRVAGLKRRIATGLAVRAASGMLPLEVLQAIWERAGDLSQRHASVLHEQLMPALREEGIELVRWGELDRDEQKTCKKLFKERIFPVLTPLAVDPAHPFPYISGLSLNLAVLVRNPKTGKEHFARVKVPPNFDRFVALGNARFVPLEDVIGAHLRRLFPGMDVLEVHTFRVTRNEDLEVEEDDAENLLAALEKELLRRRFGPPVRLEVEESIAPPVLELLVSELGISEDEVFRLPGPLDLRGLHSIADLPREDLKYPSFVPTTHPRLAEVESAAPVDVFKAIRRGDVLVHHPYDSFATSVQRFIEQAAADPHVLAIKQTLYRTSGDSPIIDALIDAAEAGKQVLVLVEIKARFDEQANIRWARKLEQAGCHVVYGLVGLKTHCKLAMVVRDEGEHQGGIRRYTHIGTGNYNPKTSRMYEDLGLLTTDETIGEDVAHLFNNLSGWSRKATYEELLVAPDSVRSGLIAQIRTEIEHHRAGLPARIRFKANSVVDEQVIDALYLASNAGVPVELLVRGICSLRPGVPGLSENITVRSVLGRFLEHSRVFSFDNGGEPVTWIGSADLMHRNLDRRVEVLVRLPAASSAEVRAMLDLAFSPDTEAWELSADGTWTRKPGRRHLQETLIQRQRHRR, encoded by the coding sequence ATGACCAGTGCCCAGGCCGTCACCCCGCCCGAGGATGAGCCGACGGACGCCGTACCGGCCAGCGACGTGAGCGTCCCGGCCCCGGCCGACCGGGGTCCGGCGCCGGACGCCGCCGCGGAGCACGGCCTCGACAACGACCCGGACGCGGCGACGTCCGTCGAGACGGCGAGCGAGGAGGAGGTCGAGGCGATCGCCGCGGTCGCGGCGGTGCGCAACCGGTACCTGGACCGCGAGCTGTCGTGGCTGCGGTTCAACGAGCGCGTGCTCGAGCTGGCCGAGGACGACAGCCTGCCGCTGCTGGAGCGGGTCCGGTACCTGGCGATCTTCACCTCGAACCTGGACGAGTTCTTCATGGTGCGCGTCGCCGGGCTGAAGCGGCGCATCGCCACCGGGCTGGCCGTGCGCGCGGCGAGCGGGATGCTGCCGCTGGAGGTGCTGCAGGCGATCTGGGAGCGTGCGGGCGACCTGAGCCAGCGCCACGCGTCCGTGCTCCACGAGCAGCTGATGCCGGCGCTGCGCGAGGAGGGCATCGAGCTGGTGCGCTGGGGTGAGCTGGACCGCGACGAGCAGAAGACCTGCAAGAAGCTGTTCAAGGAGCGCATCTTCCCCGTCCTCACCCCGTTGGCCGTGGACCCGGCGCACCCGTTCCCCTACATCTCCGGGCTCTCGCTCAACCTGGCGGTCCTGGTGCGCAACCCCAAGACCGGCAAGGAGCACTTCGCCCGGGTGAAGGTGCCGCCGAACTTCGACCGGTTCGTGGCGCTGGGCAACGCCCGGTTCGTGCCGTTGGAGGACGTGATCGGCGCGCACCTGCGCCGATTGTTCCCGGGCATGGACGTGCTGGAGGTGCACACCTTCCGGGTCACCCGCAACGAGGACCTGGAGGTCGAGGAGGACGACGCGGAGAACCTGCTGGCGGCGCTGGAGAAGGAGCTGCTGCGGCGGCGCTTCGGGCCGCCGGTGCGCCTGGAGGTGGAGGAGTCGATCGCGCCGCCGGTGCTGGAGCTGCTGGTCTCCGAGCTCGGCATCTCCGAGGACGAGGTGTTCCGGCTGCCCGGTCCGCTCGACCTGCGCGGCCTGCACTCGATCGCCGACCTGCCGCGCGAGGACCTGAAGTACCCCTCCTTCGTCCCCACCACCCACCCCCGCCTCGCGGAGGTCGAGTCGGCGGCACCGGTGGACGTGTTCAAGGCGATCCGGCGCGGCGACGTGCTGGTGCACCACCCCTACGACTCGTTCGCCACCTCGGTACAGCGGTTCATCGAGCAGGCCGCGGCGGACCCGCACGTGCTGGCCATCAAGCAGACCCTCTACCGCACCTCCGGCGACTCACCGATCATCGACGCCCTCATCGACGCCGCGGAGGCCGGCAAGCAGGTGCTGGTGCTGGTCGAGATCAAGGCCCGCTTCGACGAGCAGGCCAACATCCGCTGGGCGCGGAAGCTGGAGCAGGCCGGCTGCCACGTGGTCTACGGACTGGTCGGGCTCAAGACGCACTGCAAGCTGGCCATGGTGGTCCGCGACGAGGGCGAGCACCAGGGCGGCATCCGGCGCTACACCCACATCGGCACCGGCAACTACAACCCGAAGACCTCGCGGATGTACGAGGACCTCGGGCTGCTCACCACCGACGAGACCATCGGCGAGGACGTCGCCCACCTGTTCAACAACCTCTCCGGCTGGTCGCGCAAGGCCACCTACGAGGAGCTGCTGGTCGCCCCCGACTCGGTGCGCAGCGGTCTGATCGCACAGATCCGCACCGAGATCGAGCACCACCGCGCCGGGCTGCCGGCGCGCATCCGGTTCAAGGCGAACTCGGTGGTCGACGAGCAGGTCATCGACGCGCTCTACCTGGCCTCGAACGCCGGGGTCCCCGTCGAGCTGCTCGTGCGCGGCATCTGCTCGCTGCGCCCCGGCGTCCCCGGCCTGAGCGAGAACATCACCGTGCGCTCCGTGCTCGGCCGCTTCCTCGAGCACAGCCGCGTGTTCAGCTTCGACAACGGCGGCGAGCCGGTGACCTGGATCGGCTCGGCCGACCTGATGCACCGCAACCTGGACCGCCGCGTCGAGGTGCTGGTGCGGCTGCCCGCCGCCAGCAGCGCCGAGGTGCGCGCGATGCTCGACCTGGCGTTCTCCCCCGACACCGAGGCGTGGGAGCTCTCCGCGGACGGCACGTGGACGCGCAAGCCCGGCCGCCGCCACCTCCAGGAGACGCTGATCCAGCGTCAGCGGCACCGCCGCTGA
- the mshD gene encoding mycothiol synthase: MADELLSGESALGAIEEVRAACLEHDGADPLDEAAHLRLKHHGLDGIGAWVSAGGFALRRDGEVDLAVAPEARRDGLGGRLAELACAEPGELAAWSHGDHPGAAALARRLGFDRTRELWVMRRPSVVPLPAAQPPEGVFVRDFGHGDTDALLAVNAAAFADHPEQGALDRAGLEERMAEPWFDPAGLLLAIDAGELLGFHWTKQHDARTGEVYVVGVSPAAQGRGLGRMLTLAGLHHLASRGVEEVLLYVESDNVAARRLYEGLGFTHAPEDTHVQYRRGEGS, translated from the coding sequence GTGGCTGACGAACTTCTTTCGGGAGAGTCCGCACTCGGCGCGATCGAGGAGGTCCGCGCCGCCTGCCTGGAGCACGACGGCGCCGACCCGCTCGACGAGGCCGCCCACCTGCGGCTCAAGCACCACGGCCTGGACGGCATCGGGGCGTGGGTGAGCGCGGGCGGGTTCGCGCTGCGCCGCGACGGTGAGGTCGACCTCGCGGTCGCGCCCGAGGCCCGCCGCGACGGGCTCGGTGGCCGGCTCGCGGAGCTGGCCTGCGCCGAGCCCGGGGAGCTGGCGGCCTGGTCGCACGGCGACCATCCCGGCGCCGCCGCCCTGGCGCGCCGGCTGGGCTTCGACCGCACCCGGGAGCTGTGGGTGATGCGCCGGCCCAGCGTCGTACCGCTGCCGGCGGCGCAGCCGCCCGAGGGCGTGTTCGTCCGCGACTTCGGCCACGGCGACACCGACGCGCTGCTCGCGGTGAACGCCGCCGCCTTCGCCGACCACCCCGAGCAGGGTGCGCTGGACCGCGCCGGGCTCGAGGAGCGGATGGCCGAGCCGTGGTTCGACCCCGCCGGCCTGCTGCTGGCGATCGATGCCGGCGAGCTGCTCGGCTTCCACTGGACCAAGCAGCACGACGCACGGACCGGCGAGGTGTACGTCGTCGGCGTCTCCCCCGCCGCGCAGGGCCGGGGCCTGGGCCGCATGCTGACCCTGGCCGGCCTGCACCACCTGGCCTCCCGCGGGGTGGAGGAGGTGCTGCTCTACGTCGAGTCCGACAACGTCGCAGCCCGCCGCCTCTACGAGGGCCTCGGATTCACCCACGCCCCGGAGGACACCCACGTCCAGTACCGTCGTGGAGAGGGTTCTTGA